In the genome of Cuculus canorus isolate bCucCan1 chromosome 26, bCucCan1.pri, whole genome shotgun sequence, one region contains:
- the MOB1A gene encoding MOB kinase activator 1A isoform X1 → MKLWAFASNALCNFEKSRWKREGGSRSSKTFKPKKNIPEGSHQYELLKHAEATLGSGNLRQAVMLPEGEDLNEWIAVNTVDFFNQINMLYGTITEFCTEASCPVMSAGPRYEYHWADGTNIKKPIKCSAPKYIDYLMTWVQDQLDDETLFPSKIGVPFPKNFMSVAKTILKRLFRVYAHIYHQHFDSVMRLQEEAHLNTSFKHFIFFVQEFNLIDRRELAPLQELIEKLGSKDR, encoded by the exons ATGAAGCTTTGGGCCTTCGCATCGAATGCTCTTTGCAATTTTGAAAAGAGCAGGTGGAAGAGGGAAGG TGGGAGTCGATCTTCAAAAACATTCAAACCCAAGAAGAACATTCCTGAAGGCTCCCATCAGTATGAACTCTTGAAACATGCGGAAGCAACTCTGGGGAGTGGTAATCTTCGACAAGCGGTTATGTTGCCAGAGGGAGAAGACCTTAACGAGTGGATCGCAGTTAACA CGGTGGATTTCTTTAACCAAATCAACATGCTGTATGGGACCATCACGGAGTTCTGCACGGAGGCGAGCTGTCCGGTCATGTCCGCGGGACCAAG GTACGAGTACCACTGGGCGGACGGCACCAACATAAAGAAGCCGATCAAGTGCTCAGCTCCCAAGTACATCGATTACTTGATGACGTGGGTGCAGGACCAGCTGGATGACGAAACGCTCTTCCCTTCCAAGATCG GTGTCCCTTTTCCCAAGAACTTCATGTCAGTGGCCAAGACGATCCTGAAGCGGCTGTTCCGTGTGTACGCCCACATCTACCACCAGCACTTCGACTCTGTCATGCGGCTGCAGGAGGAGGCCCACCTCAACACCTCCTTCAAGCACTTTATCTTCTTCGTGCAG GAATTCAACTTGATCGACAGGCGGGAGCTGGCTCCTCTGCAGGAACTGATCGAGAAGCTGGGCTCCAAGGACAGATAA
- the MOB1A gene encoding MOB kinase activator 1A isoform X2: MSFLFGSRSSKTFKPKKNIPEGSHQYELLKHAEATLGSGNLRQAVMLPEGEDLNEWIAVNTVDFFNQINMLYGTITEFCTEASCPVMSAGPRYEYHWADGTNIKKPIKCSAPKYIDYLMTWVQDQLDDETLFPSKIGVPFPKNFMSVAKTILKRLFRVYAHIYHQHFDSVMRLQEEAHLNTSFKHFIFFVQEFNLIDRRELAPLQELIEKLGSKDR; the protein is encoded by the exons TGGGAGTCGATCTTCAAAAACATTCAAACCCAAGAAGAACATTCCTGAAGGCTCCCATCAGTATGAACTCTTGAAACATGCGGAAGCAACTCTGGGGAGTGGTAATCTTCGACAAGCGGTTATGTTGCCAGAGGGAGAAGACCTTAACGAGTGGATCGCAGTTAACA CGGTGGATTTCTTTAACCAAATCAACATGCTGTATGGGACCATCACGGAGTTCTGCACGGAGGCGAGCTGTCCGGTCATGTCCGCGGGACCAAG GTACGAGTACCACTGGGCGGACGGCACCAACATAAAGAAGCCGATCAAGTGCTCAGCTCCCAAGTACATCGATTACTTGATGACGTGGGTGCAGGACCAGCTGGATGACGAAACGCTCTTCCCTTCCAAGATCG GTGTCCCTTTTCCCAAGAACTTCATGTCAGTGGCCAAGACGATCCTGAAGCGGCTGTTCCGTGTGTACGCCCACATCTACCACCAGCACTTCGACTCTGTCATGCGGCTGCAGGAGGAGGCCCACCTCAACACCTCCTTCAAGCACTTTATCTTCTTCGTGCAG GAATTCAACTTGATCGACAGGCGGGAGCTGGCTCCTCTGCAGGAACTGATCGAGAAGCTGGGCTCCAAGGACAGATAA
- the BOLA3 gene encoding bolA-like protein 3 isoform X2 → MAAAGLLGRGPLFLRCSSWRSFTSQTDGEARVTQVLREKFPRASAIKVVDISGGCGAMYEIHIESEEFRDKRPLQQHRMVNQALSEEIRTMHGLRIFTSTPKP, encoded by the exons ATGGCCGCGGCGGGGCTGCTGGGCCGGGGACCG CTCTTCCTGCGGTGCAGCTCCTGGCGAAGCTTCACCTCACAGACAGACGGGGAGGCGCGAGTGACGCAGGTCCTGCGGGAGAAATTCCCCCGCGCTTCTGCCATCAAAGTCGTGGATATTTCAG GGGGCTGCGGTGCCATGTACGAGATCCACATCGAGTCGGAGGAGTTCAGGGACAAGCGGCCACTGCAGCAGCACCGTATGGTGAACCAG GCGCTCAGCGAGGAGATCAGGACCATGCACGGGCTGCGCATCTTCACCTCCACCCCCAAGCCCTGA
- the BOLA3 gene encoding bolA-like protein 3 isoform X1 codes for MAAAGLLGRGPVRDLLPLFLRCSSWRSFTSQTDGEARVTQVLREKFPRASAIKVVDISGGCGAMYEIHIESEEFRDKRPLQQHRMVNQALSEEIRTMHGLRIFTSTPKP; via the exons ATGGCCGCGGCGGGGCTGCTGGGCCGGGGACCGGTGCGAGACCTGCTGCCT CTCTTCCTGCGGTGCAGCTCCTGGCGAAGCTTCACCTCACAGACAGACGGGGAGGCGCGAGTGACGCAGGTCCTGCGGGAGAAATTCCCCCGCGCTTCTGCCATCAAAGTCGTGGATATTTCAG GGGGCTGCGGTGCCATGTACGAGATCCACATCGAGTCGGAGGAGTTCAGGGACAAGCGGCCACTGCAGCAGCACCGTATGGTGAACCAG GCGCTCAGCGAGGAGATCAGGACCATGCACGGGCTGCGCATCTTCACCTCCACCCCCAAGCCCTGA